ACCATCACCAACATGTAGATAACGATGGCTATGATGAACCAGGTGTTATCGCTCATGAGGTTTCTCCTTTTGGATAGGGGACAAACGTGCAAAAGCACTGTGAACTACAACACTAATCCACCTGAGTATTTCACATATACATAGGCGTGAAATCACCCCTATCTGCGCTGCTGGCGCAGGCGCCGAGCTTGCAGCTCAAACGTGCGGAGGGAAGCGTCGAAAAGCAAGAATCTTTTAGCAGTGGTGATTTTAGAAATAACCGGTAGGCTGGAGTACTTGTCCAACGGTTTCGCACAGGGTTACGAGAAACCACCAGTCAACATAGGTGAAATAATTCATGACTTCTCACTTGCTTCACGGTCTCTGGATCAAAGATCGCGGTCTGCAACTGTGGATTGAGCAGGTCGAAGGGCACCGAATTGTGCTTCCGGAGGCAGTGGAAAGCGGAACATTCCCGCCGGTAGTCGAGCAAATCCTGCAGGGGAAAAAGTTCCGCGCGCGGATGAATGTGCATTTGCGCACGCCCAAAGGGCGCCATGTTGAACTCCCCACGCCAACGGCCGCTTTTACTCCGGAAGAAGCCGTCACGGTTTTCTCGCAATTAAGCTTCCTCAAAGCTGAAACCCCCGCTGCCACGCGCGCGCAGCGAGACTCTATCGCACCCGATTTATGGTGGCTTATTGCCATGTACCAGGGACTTACTCGCTTTGTACAAGCCGGCCGTGTCACCCTGCGCACGGTGATGATGGATAACGCGTGGTGGCCCCAGTGGCAATTATCTGCAAGCTTGTCTGAGCGCGGATGGTTGGCTGAAATGAACCACGCTGCGCCGGGAATTTTAAGGATCAATGGTGGCCGTGATTTAGCCGGCACCATGGCCAATGAGCTCCCGCACTGGATTGCGAACGCCATTTTGCGTGACTACCGCGATGAAACGTTGCCGTATGCGCGCCATGAATTTATCGATGCACTGCTGTTTAATCACGCGTTGCGCAAAGGCTCAACGATGCTTACGCATGCGCTTAACCAGTGGAAAAACACCATCACCTCTGCGTCTTTGCAGCTGGTAATTTTGGTGGAGGAACCCCCTGCAGAATCTGACTATGAAGATCCAATGGATTCTGTGTGGCCCGTGCGCTTAATGGTGCGCACAGGCGTGGACGCGCCACAGCCGATCCAAAAAGGTTCGATCGATAGCGGTGGCATGGAGCAACTGCGCGCGCAATATGAGACAGCGAAAACGACGTCGTTTTTGCTCGATCCAGCCCGCGAAGACGCCATGCTGGGTCACATGGTGGATATTGCACAAAGCGGCGACTGGGATATTTTCCTTACCACCGAGGAAATTGTGAGCTTTATTTCCCACGACGTTGCTAAATTGCGCAAAGCCGACATCCCTGTGATGCTGCCCAAAGCTTGGAGCACGTATGAAACACGCGCGCAGGTTGAAGCACGCACGCCCAACGACGCCGCAGATTCTTCGACCAAAGCAATCATCGGCCTCGACCAGCTTGTTGAATACAACTGGCGCATCAGCGTCGGCGACATCACGCTTTCCGACGAAGAGATGCGGGAACTCATCGACTCCAAATCAGGCCTCATCCGCCTGCGCGGTGATTGGGTCATGGCAGACCAAGACGCTTTACGACGCATCACCAGCTACATGGAAGAACTCTCGAAGTCTTCCGAAAAGCGGGCACGGGCTGAGATGGAAAAAGTGGCGATGGAAGCCAAACTCGCCGAAGCAAGTGGGGCAGAAGGCTGGCAGCTACTGGCAGCTAAAGCAGAAACTCTCCGCAAAGAATTCAACGAGAAGTTCAGTGGCGACGGGCACGGCGAAGTCACTCTTGCCGAGTTGCGCGAAATTGCACTGAAAGCAGCTGAAAACGAACCAGTGGAATTCACCGGTTCACAATGGTTTAACTCGCTACTGGGAGGTACCGAAACTCCTGCACCCGTGCGCGTGAATATTCCTGACACCGTGGTTGCAGACCTTCGTGAATACCAGCGACGCGGCGTGGATTGGCTTTATTGGATGTCCGCAAACAACCTTGGCGCTGTCCTCGCCGATGATATGGGTTTGGGTAAAACCCTCCAGCTGCTCACCCTGCTGGCTGTGGAACGCGCTGAAGCACCTGATGTTGAACGCGGCCCAACACTCGTGGTCTGCCCAACATCTGTGGTGGGCAACTGGGCTGCCGAAGCGATGAAATTTGTGCCTTCTTTGAAAGTGCTCATGCATCACGGCCCGCAGCGGTTGGGAGATGCTGAGTTCTTAGAAAAAGCCAAGGACATGGACTTGATTATCACCTCTTATGGTGTGATCACCCGTGACTTTAAACTCATGGGAGAAGTAGGTTTTGAACGCGTTGTCCTTGATGAAGCGCAAGCTATCAAAAACTCTTCTACCCGCGTATCCAAGGCAGTGCGCTCACTACCGTCACGCCATCGCATCGCGTTAACAGGAACCCCAGTGGAAAACCGCCTGTCTGAAATGCGGTCAATCTTAGATTTCTGTAACCCAGGAGTACTTGGTTCGGCATCGTTTTTCCGAAATCACTTTGCCAAAGCCATCGAGCGTCAACAAGACGACACCATGACTGAGCGTCTTCGCCAGCTCACCGCGCCGTTTATTTTGCGACGCCTGAAAACTGACCCCAACATCATTGATGACCTTCCTGAAAAAACCGAGGAAATCATCCGTGTGGATATGACCACAGAGCAGGCATCTCTGTACAAAGCGCTCGTTGAAGACGTACAAAAACAGCTTGACGAACGCGAAGGTATGTCCCGTAAAGGCCTAGTCCTTGCCACGATTACTCGCATCAAACAAATCTGTAACCACCCGGCACACTTTTTAGGTGATGGATCTGACGTCACCTTGAAAGGCAAACACCGCTCAGGAAAAGTTGCCGCATTGATGGATCTCATTGATACCGCAGTGAAAGAAGAACGACGCATGCTAATTTTTACCCAGTATGCTGCGTTCGGCCGACTCCTGGCGCCATATCTTTCCGACCGTTTAGGCACTGATATTCCGTTCCTTCACGGTGGTGTCACCAAACCTGGACGTGACCGCATGGTGGCAGCTTTCCAATCAGAAGATGGCCCGCCAGCAATGATCCTGTCATTGAAAGCAGGTGGCACAGGCCTCAACCTCACTGCCGCATCAATCGTGGTGCACATGGACCGCTGGTGGAACCCCGCTGTGGAAAACCAAGCAACCGACCGTGCATTCCGCATCGGCCAGCAAAAAAACGTTGATGTGTACAAAATGATTACCGCCGGCACGATGGAAGAATCGATCCAAGATATCCTCGATGGAAAAATGCACCTAGCCAGCACCATTGTGGGTGAAGGCGAAGGCTGGATCACCGAGCTGAACCCCGAAGAACTGGCCATGCTGATGAGTTACCGCGAAAGGGAAGGCGCAGATGACTGAGTCACGCCGCGTAAAAATGGATAACGTAATTTATGCCAACTTTGGCAATAAGCAACGAGTATCCACACCCGAAGACCGCGTCAAAGTAACCAACAAATCACGCGACAAACAATTTAGCCCTGCCGGTAAACGCACCGTTTTACTCACCGAGAAAAATGCCGACAGAGGCAGACAAAGCCGTGGTGAGCAGTACTACCGAAATGGAAATGTCACCGGCATGACAGTTTTGGAAGGACGCGTGGAATGCACGGTTGCTGGTTCCCAAAATGAACCTTTCACCACCACAGTAACGTTCCCATACCGCAGTTCTGAGAAATTGCGCGAGGCTTATTCTGCAATTGCCGATACCCCAAACGGCCTACGCCTCGTCCGCGATGGACACCTCACCTCATCCATGCTGGACCATTTAGTTGGTGGGATAGATGAGTCAATCTATTTCGATTGCACCTGCCCTGATCGATCCTTGGTGTGCAAACATGCAGTAGCAAGCTCACTGTATATCGCAGAAAAAATGACAGCCAACCCCGCAATGATCCTCGATATCCGAGGACAAGGAATGGCTGGACTAGAAGCTCTCATTCGCACCTACCACTCCAAAGTAGCTGTGGAACCAGAAGATAACGAGAGCTTTTGGAATGGTAAAGCACTACCTGGTTTACCTGACCCAAAGATCGCACCAGCAATTGATGATTCCGATATCAACTACCTTCACAAGGCTTTAAGGCTGGTGTCATACACCTCCCTCGAACAACTGCGTGCCGTTAGTGATATTGAGGATATGTACGAAATTTTGATTTCAAATCACCCCGATAACCAACAGGTTTACGAAGAAGAAGACACCGATTAACCCGGGGTTTGGGTGTGAATTACCCCCGAATGGGCAGCTATGTCCACAGTGCATGATGAGATGGGCGCTATGAACACAACAGTGAAATTTTTACACTCCTCGGACCTGCAAATCGGAATGACCCGGTGGTTTTTATCCGATGAAGCCCAGGCCCGGTTTGATGACGATCGCATTAGGGCAATTGAGAAAATAGGTGAGGTAGCACGGGACAATGACTGCGAGTTCATTGTGCTGGCAGGAGATGTCTTTGAACATAACTCACTTGAGCAGCGCACCACTGGACGCGCATTAGAAGCATTACGTTCTTTAAAGCTACCGGTGTACCTATTGCCCGGTAACCATGATCCATTAACTGCAGATTCTTTGTTTTATCGCGCCAAAGACATCGAGGGTGTGACCATTTTGTCTGATAATTCAGTGCATCAGATCAGCCCAGGTGTTGAAATTGTGGGAGCCCCACTCCTACAGAAGACAGCAAGCTCAGATCTGGTAGCAGATGCCTTGGCAGATTTAGAACCGACAGAAAACATTCGCATTGCTGTTGGGCATGGCCAAGCAGAAGCCCGCACTACTGATCACCGTGCGGACTTGATTGACCTTAAAGCCGTTGAATCCAAACTGGCGGACGGCACTATTGATTACCTTGCATTAGGTGATACCCACTCAGCACAGCCTGTAGGCAACAGTGGCAAAGTGTGGTTTTCCGGTGCTCCAGAAACTACCGACTTCCACGATCTTGACCCAGACCGGGTGGGAGGAGAAGTAAATTCCGGAAAAGTTCTCATCGTCAACGCCACCAAGGCGCATGTCGAGGTTAAAGAAGTCGAGGTGGGGAAGTGGACCTTCCACGCTTTTTCCCGTGATATTTCATCCATGGCAGATGTGGAAGAGTTCTTACAAACCTTGCGGGACTATCCAGATAAATCTAGAACAGTAATTAAATATGGTTTGCGTGGAACCATCACGTTGGAACAAAACAGAATTCTGGAAGAGGGTATCGCGGAACTTGAAGATGTTTTTGCTTCCCTTAAGCCACGCGAACGTACAACAGATCTTGTCCTTGAACCTGGTGAACATGATCTGGAGTACTTAGAAATGATGGGCTATGCTGCCGATGTTTTGCGAGTACTGAGTGATTCAGTAGTGTCCGGTAATGCGCCAGAAGAAGACCGTGATGCTCTTAACCTGCTGTTTCGTCTAAGCCGGGAGGTTTAAACACATGCGTATTCACGAAATAATTATTGATAATTTCCGCGCTATCGAGCATTTAGAGCTTCGTGATATCCCAGAACGAGGTGTCATAGTCATCCATGGTGACAACGAGCAAGGAAAATCCTCCATCTTAGAAGCCATTGATACCGTTCTAAACATTAAACACCGCAGCAAAAGCGGAAAAATCAAAGCTATTCAGCCCGTTGACCGCGATGTTCCCATCAGTATCACCTTTGAGGCAACAATTGGT
Above is a genomic segment from Corynebacterium suranareeae containing:
- a CDS encoding metallophosphoesterase family protein — translated: MSTVHDEMGAMNTTVKFLHSSDLQIGMTRWFLSDEAQARFDDDRIRAIEKIGEVARDNDCEFIVLAGDVFEHNSLEQRTTGRALEALRSLKLPVYLLPGNHDPLTADSLFYRAKDIEGVTILSDNSVHQISPGVEIVGAPLLQKTASSDLVADALADLEPTENIRIAVGHGQAEARTTDHRADLIDLKAVESKLADGTIDYLALGDTHSAQPVGNSGKVWFSGAPETTDFHDLDPDRVGGEVNSGKVLIVNATKAHVEVKEVEVGKWTFHAFSRDISSMADVEEFLQTLRDYPDKSRTVIKYGLRGTITLEQNRILEEGIAELEDVFASLKPRERTTDLVLEPGEHDLEYLEMMGYAADVLRVLSDSVVSGNAPEEDRDALNLLFRLSREV
- a CDS encoding DEAD/DEAH box helicase is translated as MTSHLLHGLWIKDRGLQLWIEQVEGHRIVLPEAVESGTFPPVVEQILQGKKFRARMNVHLRTPKGRHVELPTPTAAFTPEEAVTVFSQLSFLKAETPAATRAQRDSIAPDLWWLIAMYQGLTRFVQAGRVTLRTVMMDNAWWPQWQLSASLSERGWLAEMNHAAPGILRINGGRDLAGTMANELPHWIANAILRDYRDETLPYARHEFIDALLFNHALRKGSTMLTHALNQWKNTITSASLQLVILVEEPPAESDYEDPMDSVWPVRLMVRTGVDAPQPIQKGSIDSGGMEQLRAQYETAKTTSFLLDPAREDAMLGHMVDIAQSGDWDIFLTTEEIVSFISHDVAKLRKADIPVMLPKAWSTYETRAQVEARTPNDAADSSTKAIIGLDQLVEYNWRISVGDITLSDEEMRELIDSKSGLIRLRGDWVMADQDALRRITSYMEELSKSSEKRARAEMEKVAMEAKLAEASGAEGWQLLAAKAETLRKEFNEKFSGDGHGEVTLAELREIALKAAENEPVEFTGSQWFNSLLGGTETPAPVRVNIPDTVVADLREYQRRGVDWLYWMSANNLGAVLADDMGLGKTLQLLTLLAVERAEAPDVERGPTLVVCPTSVVGNWAAEAMKFVPSLKVLMHHGPQRLGDAEFLEKAKDMDLIITSYGVITRDFKLMGEVGFERVVLDEAQAIKNSSTRVSKAVRSLPSRHRIALTGTPVENRLSEMRSILDFCNPGVLGSASFFRNHFAKAIERQQDDTMTERLRQLTAPFILRRLKTDPNIIDDLPEKTEEIIRVDMTTEQASLYKALVEDVQKQLDEREGMSRKGLVLATITRIKQICNHPAHFLGDGSDVTLKGKHRSGKVAALMDLIDTAVKEERRMLIFTQYAAFGRLLAPYLSDRLGTDIPFLHGGVTKPGRDRMVAAFQSEDGPPAMILSLKAGGTGLNLTAASIVVHMDRWWNPAVENQATDRAFRIGQQKNVDVYKMITAGTMEESIQDILDGKMHLASTIVGEGEGWITELNPEELAMLMSYREREGADD
- a CDS encoding SWIM zinc finger family protein — protein: MTESRRVKMDNVIYANFGNKQRVSTPEDRVKVTNKSRDKQFSPAGKRTVLLTEKNADRGRQSRGEQYYRNGNVTGMTVLEGRVECTVAGSQNEPFTTTVTFPYRSSEKLREAYSAIADTPNGLRLVRDGHLTSSMLDHLVGGIDESIYFDCTCPDRSLVCKHAVASSLYIAEKMTANPAMILDIRGQGMAGLEALIRTYHSKVAVEPEDNESFWNGKALPGLPDPKIAPAIDDSDINYLHKALRLVSYTSLEQLRAVSDIEDMYEILISNHPDNQQVYEEEDTD